In one window of Gammaproteobacteria bacterium DNA:
- the rplL gene encoding 50S ribosomal protein L7/L12 codes for MALSNQEILDAISEKSVMDIVELVKMMEDKFGVSAAAPVAAAAGPAAAAAPAEEQTEFTVVLASFGENKVNVIKAVRELTGLGLKEAKDLVEGAPKELKEGVSKDDAAAMKKKLEEAGAKVEVK; via the coding sequence ATGGCACTTTCCAACCAGGAAATCCTTGACGCAATCAGCGAAAAGTCCGTCATGGACATCGTTGAGCTGGTCAAGATGATGGAAGACAAGTTCGGTGTGAGCGCTGCGGCCCCGGTCGCTGCTGCTGCGGGTCCGGCTGCGGCCGCTGCCCCGGCGGAAGAGCAGACCGAGTTCACCGTGGTTCTCGCCTCCTTCGGCGAAAACAAGGTCAACGTGATCAAGGCGGTTCGCGAACTCACGGGCCTTGGTCTGAAGGAAGCCAAGGACCTCGTCGAAGGCGCGCCGAAGGAGTTGAAGGAAGGCGTGTCCAAGGACGACGCCGCGGCGATGAAGAAGAAGCTCGAAGAAGCCGGCGCCAAGGTCGAGGTCAAGTAA